The genome window TAGCCAAAACTCCATCAGGAGTTACCGTAGTAGCCACAGATTTCATCACCTCATCACTAACAATTTCCACCCTTTGGGCTTGAGTCTGTAAACTTTGGGCGAGAAGATAATTTTTGTTTTGCCATATAGGGGTAAACAATAAAGTTTCAAGGGGGTATTGCACCTGAGAGGCAACCTCCAATAAATTTGTCCCTTCCAGTAAACAAAGATTTTGTCGATGTCTTTCCGATGGGCGTTGTAACTTGCGTATTTCTTTTATTAGGGGGTTTTTTAGACTACTTAACACGGTTTTTTTTGAGAATGGAGAATAGGGAATGATTTAATATAAAAGTTTCCTTCTCCTGGGGGAGAGGGGTTAGGGGTGAGGGTATAATAAGTTTTGACAAGAAACAGCCCATCAGTGGTCCTCATCAATTATTAATCAACTAACGTGCTCAAAAATAAGTCCATAACTATGGCGAATTAGTAGAAGATTGATGCCACACCATGATAATCTTAAAAGTGTCAAATTTTATTATAAATTAAAGTTTACGAAAGTAAATAAAACTAAAAATCAGCATGGTTGCAACAAAAGAAAAAACTAACGTCGGTAAAATCACCCAAGTAATTGGGCCGGTGGTTGATGCTGAATTTCCTAGCGGCAATCTTCCCCGTATTTATAATGCGCTCCGTATTGAAGGAACTAACGAAGCAGGGCAAACCGTTGCGGTAACTTGTGAAGTACAACAGCTTTTAGGTGATAACCAAGTTCGTGCAGTTTCCATGACTACTACCGATGGTTTGGTAAGAGGTATGGAAGTAGTTGATTTGGGTAAGCCTATTAGTGTACCTGTGGGTAAAGCTACCCTAGGACGTATTTTTAACGTTTTAGGTGAAACCGTTGACAACAAAGGTCCTGTTAACACCACTGAGACTTCTCCTATTCACCGTAAAGCTCCTGCTTTCACCGAATTAGATACTACCCCCACTGTATTTGAAACTGGTATTAAAGTTGTTGACTTATTAACCCCCTATCGTCAAGGCGGTAAAATCGGCTTGTTCGGTGGTGCTGGAGTTGGTAAAACCGTTATTATGATGGAATTGATCAACAACATCGCTATCCAACACGGTGGCGTATCTGTGTTTGGTGGTGTGGGCGAGCGCACCCGGGAAGGTAATGACCTTTACAACGAAATGATCGAATCTAACGTAATTGATTCTGAAAATCCCGAAAACTCTAAAATTGCTCTTGTTTACGGTCAGATGAATGAGCCCCCCGGAGCTAGAATGCGTGTGGGTTTATCTGCTCTAACCATGGCAGAACATTTCCGTGATGTTAACAAGCAAGACGTATTATTGTTCATCGACAATATCTTCCGTTTTGTACAAGCAGGTTCTGAAGTATCTGCACTTCTTGGTAGAATGCCCTCTGCGGTAGGTTATCAGCCCACCTTGGGTACTGATGTAGGAGATTTACAAGAACGTATTACCTCCACCAAAGACGGTTCTATCACCTCTATCCAAGCGGTATATGTACCTGCGGATGACTTAACTGACCCCGCTCCTGCAACTACCTTTGCTCACTTGGATGGTACCACTGTATTATCCCGTGCTTTAGCTTCTAAAGGTATTTATCCTGCGGTGGATCCTTTAGGTTCTACCAGCACCATGTTACAGCCTAGCATTGTGGGTGATGAGCATTACAACACTGCCCGTGCTGTGCAATCTACTCTACAACGTTATAAAGAGTTACAAGATATTATTGCGATTCTTGGTTTGGATGAATTGTCTGAAGAAGATCGTTTAGTGGTTAACCGCGCCCGTAAAATTGAGCGTTTCTTGTCTCAACCTTTCTTCGTTGCTGAAGTGTTCACTGGTAGCCCTGGTAAATATGTTTCCCTCGAAGATACTATCAAAGGTTTCCAAAGAATCCTTTCTGGTGAGTTAGATTATTTACCTGAACAGGCTTTCTACTTAGTTGGTAACATTGATGAGGCGATCGCCAAGGGTGAAAAGCTCAAAGGTTAAGGACAATTAACAAAGCACCCTTAGATTAATTCTTTGGGGTGATGATGGAAGGAAAGACAGGAAAATATTAATTTTGTCTTTCCTTTTTTCGAGAAAAATAAAATTATAAGTATTAAATTTTTAGTTTCAATTATGACTTTAACAGTAAGAGTAATTACCCCAGATAAGACTGTTTGGGATCAAGATGCTCAAGAGGTAATCTTGCCTAGTGGTAGCGGACAGTTAGGCATTTTAACTAATCACGCTCCTCTTCTCACTAACCTTGACATCGGAGTTTTGAGAGTGCGCACCGAGAAAGATTGGAAATCCATCGCCGTAATGGGTGGGTTTGCTGAGGTGGAAAATAATGAGGTCAAAATTCTTGTTAATGGTGCTGAGTTAGGAGAATCCATCGACAAGGAAACTGCTAAAAGTGACTTGGAAACTGCTGAAAATGAGTTAAAATCTGCAAATTCTGGTAGCGATCGCCAAGCACAAATCAAAGCAAATTCTCAGTATAAAAAAGCTAGAGCTAGACTTCAGGCAACCAACAGTTAATAAACTTTTAAAGGTAGGGTGGGCAATG of Cyanobacterium sp. HL-69 contains these proteins:
- the atpD gene encoding F-type H+-transporting ATPase beta subunit AtpD → MVATKEKTNVGKITQVIGPVVDAEFPSGNLPRIYNALRIEGTNEAGQTVAVTCEVQQLLGDNQVRAVSMTTTDGLVRGMEVVDLGKPISVPVGKATLGRIFNVLGETVDNKGPVNTTETSPIHRKAPAFTELDTTPTVFETGIKVVDLLTPYRQGGKIGLFGGAGVGKTVIMMELINNIAIQHGGVSVFGGVGERTREGNDLYNEMIESNVIDSENPENSKIALVYGQMNEPPGARMRVGLSALTMAEHFRDVNKQDVLLFIDNIFRFVQAGSEVSALLGRMPSAVGYQPTLGTDVGDLQERITSTKDGSITSIQAVYVPADDLTDPAPATTFAHLDGTTVLSRALASKGIYPAVDPLGSTSTMLQPSIVGDEHYNTARAVQSTLQRYKELQDIIAILGLDELSEEDRLVVNRARKIERFLSQPFFVAEVFTGSPGKYVSLEDTIKGFQRILSGELDYLPEQAFYLVGNIDEAIAKGEKLKG
- the atpC gene encoding F-type H+-transporting ATPase epsilon subunit AtpC; translated protein: MTLTVRVITPDKTVWDQDAQEVILPSGSGQLGILTNHAPLLTNLDIGVLRVRTEKDWKSIAVMGGFAEVENNEVKILVNGAELGESIDKETAKSDLETAENELKSANSGSDRQAQIKANSQYKKARARLQATNS